CATCACGCAGAACCTGTAATTCCGCTGGTGGCCGCCTTGAAGGCGGCCACATCACCCGGCGTTGGGGCCGGGTAGGGGGCACACACCATGAAAGCATTCGCAGTATTGCTTGTCGGGGCCGTATTCATCACCGGCTGCGCCGTGACCACGCCGCCGGAGTACAAGGATCCGCCGGCGCTCCCGGAGCCGGTGATCAGTGAAGAGGAGCCGCCGGCAAACGGTTCCATCTACCAGGCGAACCAGGGGCAGCGGTTGTTCGAGAACCGGACGGCGCTGCGGGCGGGTGACATCATCACCATCTTCCTCGAAGAGGAGACCGGTGCCAGCAAGAACGCCAGCACCTCGGTCACCAGGGACAGCGAGGTGAACGCCGGGGCGCCGAACATCCTTGGCCGCGACGCCTCCATCGGCGGCAACCCCCTGTCCATCGGGGCAGAGTCGGCGAGTGGCTTCGACGGCGCCGGCAACGTGGACCAGGGCAACGAACTCACCGGCAGCATCAGTGCCGTGGTCGTGGACGTCCATCCCTCCGGCAACCTGGTCGTGCAGGGGCGCAAGAAGCTGACCATCAACCACGGCGACGAGTACATCACCATCACCGGGCTCGTGCGGCCGGACGACCTGGCGCCGGACAACTCCATTTCGTCCGAGCGCATCGCCAACTCGCAGATTTCGTACACCGGCACCGGGACGCTGGCCGATTCCAACCGCATGGGCTGGGGACAGCGCATCCTGAACAGCCCGCTGTGGCCGTTCTGACGCCACGGGAGCAATGGCAATGAAACGTCTTACGATCGTGACGCTGATGAGCATGGTGCTGGCGTGGACCAGCGTCTCCCTGAACGCCCAGACGTGGACCGGCGAGCGCATCAAGGATCTGGCCTCGGTCGCCGGTGTGCGTGACAACCAGCTCGTGGGGTACGGGCTCGTGGTGGGCCTGGATGGCACCGGTGACCAGACCACCCAGACCCCGTTCACCGTACAGAGCATCCGCAGCATGCTGAGCTCCCAGGGCGTCCAGGTGCCTCCGGACGTCAACTTCCAGACCGATAACGTCGCCGCCGTCATGGTCACCGCCGACCTGCCGGCATTCTCACGTCCGGGCCAGGATATCGACGTCACCGTGGCCTCCATCGGCAACGCCGACAGCCTCCGCGGCGGTGCCCTGTTGATGACGCCGATGCGGGGTGCCGATGGCGAGATCTACGCCATGGCGCAGGGGAACCTGACCGTCAGCGGCTTTGGCGTGGATGGCGCGGACGGCTCCAGCATCACCGTGAATATCCCCAGCTCCGGCCGCATTCCCAATGGTGCGACGGTGGAGCGGGAGGTCACCAGCCCGTTCAACACCGGCAACACCATCGAGCTCAACCTCAATACCGCCGATTTCACCACGGCCCGTCGGGTGGCGGACGCCATCAACGAGGAGCTGGGGCCGGAGACAGCGCGGGCGGAGGATGCCGCCGCGGTGACCGTGCAGGCGCCGCAGGATCCGGACCAGCGTGTCGGATTCATGGCCTATCTGGAGGACATCCGCGTGGAGCCGGGTGAGGCGCCGGCGAAGGTCATCGTCAACTCCCGCTCCGGTACGGTTGTTGTGGGCAGCGAGGTCCGGGTGCGTCAGGCCGCAGTGAGCCACGGTAGCCTGACTGTCACCATCAGCGAGGATTTCGACGTGGAGCAGCCGCCACCGTTCACGGGTGGCCAGCCGGTCATCACGCCGGATACCGATATCCAGGTGGAGCAGGAAGACAGCCCCATGTTCCTGTTTGGCCCCGGCGTGCGGCTTGAGCAGATCGTCGAATCGGTCAACCAGGTGGGTGCTGCGCCGAGTGATCTCGTGGCGATTCTCGAGGCACTCAAGCAGGCGGGCGCCCTGCGCGCCGAACTGGTCGTGATCTGAGGAGCGATTCCATGGCGATCAGCACTCCACAGCATCCGGATCCGAACATTTTCGACAACGGCTCCCTGGATCGTCTGCGAGGCAACCTCCAGAACCCCACCGAGCAGGATCTGCGCGAGGTGGCGGAGGAGTTCGAAACCGTGTTCGTGGGCATGATGCTCAAGAGCATGCGTGCGGCGACGCCCGGTGACGATCTGTTCGGCAGCAACGCCATGGAGCAGTACGAACAGCTCCACGACCAACAGCTTTCCCAGAGCCTGGGCCGTTCCGGCGGGCTGGGTATTGCCGACATGGTCGAGCGCCAGCTGCGTGAGAACGCCGGCTTCGAGACCGAGCACCAGGTCGGCATTCACGGTCGCTCCATCGAGGACTACGACCGCCGCATGCCGCCCATGCAGATTCGCACGCCGGACGACAACGTCCCCGGGGCGGAGCCGAAGCCGGGGGCGTCGGAGCCCGGCCGGCCCGGTGGCAAGGGCGCGGGGTGGGAGTCCCCCGAGGCGTTCGTGCGCGATGTCTGGCCCGCGGCCGAGAAAGCGGCCGAAGCGCTGGACGCCGATCCGCGGGCCCTGGTGGCCCAGGCGGCGCTGGAGACCGGCTGGGGGCAGCATGTCATCCGCGATGGTGACGGCGACAGCGTCAACAACCTGTTCGGCATCAAGGCCGATCAGCGTTGGGACGGCGACTCGGTCTCCGTGCCGACCCTGGAGTTCCGGGGCGGCGTGCCGGAGCGGGAAGTGGCCAGCTTCCGTGCTTACGACTCCCTGGAGGAGAGTTTCCAGGATTACGTGGAATTTCTGCAGAGCAATCCCCGCTACAGCGATGCGCTCGAGAACAGCCATGACCCGGAGCGGTGGGTTGAAGAGCTGCAGCGTGCGGGCTACGCCACCGACCCCGACTATGCCGAGAAGATCCGCGGCATCATGGGCGGCGATCTGCTGGAAGCAGCCATCGACCCCCTCAAGTCCGGGCCGGACCGGCCGATAAACGAGGCATAGACCAGGGAGTAGCAGAACATGACCATGCTGAACAACAGTACCTCCGGCCTGCTGGCATTCCAGCGGGCACTGGCGACCACCTCGCACAACATCTCCAACGTCAACACCGAGGGGTACAGTCGTCAGCGTGTTGAACTCTCAACGCGGCCCGCCTCCGATCAGGGCAACGGCTTCGTCGGCAACGGCGTGCAGACGGGCACCGTGCAGCGGATCTTCGACCAGAACCTCGAGGATGCGGTGCGCCGGGCCGGCACCGAGTTCCAGTCGTTCGACAAGCTGGCCAACTTCAATGGCCGTGTCGACAACCTGCTGGCGGACAAGGATGCCGGGCTGTCGCCTGCCCTGCAGGGCTTCTTCGACAGCCTGGAGGACGTGGCCAACGACCCCTCTTCGTCGTCCGCCCGGCAGATGGTGATTTCCGAGTCGGAGAACCTGGTCAGTCGCTTCGATCTGCTGGACCGGCAGCTGCGTAGTCTGGATGACGAAGTCACCGACCAGATGCAGAACAACGTCTCCCAGATCAACCAGCACGCCGAGTCCATCGCCAACCTCAACCGCGAGATCCGTGACGCCGAGGGGCGCTCCGGCGGGCAGCCCGCGAACGACCTGCGCGACCAGCGGGATCAGCAGCTGCAGGAGCTCTCCGACCTGGTGGGCACCCAGACCATCCACACCGATGACGGCGGCATTGACGTCATGGTCGGCAATGGCCAGCCGCTGGTGGTGGGGAACGACGCCAATTCCCTCGATACCCAGCGCAACGAGTTCGATCCCAGCCGGGAGGAACTGGTGTTCGTGGGTGCCGACGGCTCGCCCAAGAACGTCACCAACGTGATCAGTGGCGGGGAGCTGGGCGGGCTGATGGAGTTCCGCGAGAATACCCTCGACAGCGTGCGTAACGACCTCGGCCAGCTCGCAACGGATCTCAGCAACGCCATCAATGCCCAGCACAACCAGGGCATCCAGCTGAACGGCGAGCAGGGCGGGGACGTCTTCTCCGTGGCCGAGCCGCGCGTGCTGCCCTCCACCCGCAACAGTGATGCCATCGACGGAGCGCCGGACGTGGCGTTCGTCGAAGACTCCGTGGGTCAGCTCACCGGTTCCGACTACCGCGTGACCTTTGAAGGCGGTGACTGGGAAGTGGAGAACCGCGAAAGCGGCGAGACCTTCTCGGTGAACGATGACGGTGACGGCGAGGTGCTCGAGGTCGAGGGGCTGCGCATCGATGTCAGCGAGATCGAGGATGCCGAGGACGGTGACCGCTTCGAGATCCAGCCGACCCGCGACTCCATTACCGCCATGGAGACCAACCTGCGCACCGCCGATGAAGTGGCGGCGGCGTTCCCCGTGGTGGGTGGTGAGGCGACAGGTGCCGGCGGCACTGCCGGCGTCAATCGTGGCGACGGCGAGATTGGCGACTTCAACATGACCTCGGATGACAACGTGCCGTTCGATGACGAAGTCACGCTGACCTTCGACGCCGATGCCAACCAGTTCACCGTCGAGTCCGAGAACGAAGGGGTGATCGGCACCCTGGATTACGACCCGGCGGTGGACAGCAACGGCAAGACGTTCTCCGGGGACGATCTCGGCGCGGACAACCCGTTGACGGGGATCGAGTTCACGATGGCCGGCACGCCGCGGACCGACGACGCGTTTGTCATCGAGTCCAACGAGGACGGCTCCGGTGACAACCGGAACGCTCAGGCGCTGGCGGAGATCGCCAACGAAGGGCTGCTCAACGACGGCAACGACAGTCCGCAGGATTTCTTCAGCCGCATCGTCGGTGAAGTGGGTACCGAAACCCAGCGCTCCCAGAGCGCCCGGGACGCGCAGGAATCCCTGCTGCGTCAGGCGGAAGCCGACCGTGAATCGGTCTCCGGCGTGAACCTGGAAGAAGAGGCGGCGGATCTGCTGCGGTTCCAGCAGGGCTTCCAGGCAGCCGCCCAGGCGGCGTCCGTGGCCGACAACCTGTTCCAGACAGTGATCAACACGGTGGGGAGATAACCATGCGTGTATCCACCAGTGAGCTGCAGCAGTCCTCCATCAACACGGTTCTGGATCAGCAGTCCAACCTGCTGCAGATCCAGAACCAGCTCGGCACCGGCCGGCGCATTCTGTCGCCGTCCGATGACCCGTCCGGCGCCACCCAGGCCCTGAACCTGGACAAGGCGGTCAAGACCAGCGAGCAGTACCAGCGCAACAACGAGCAGGCGGAGCTGCGCCTGCGCCTGGAAGACACGGTCCTCGGCGAGACCAGTAACGTGGTCAACCGTATTCGCGAGCTGACCGTCCAGGGTGCCAACGCCAGTCAGAACCAGGAGAGCCGTCAGGCCATTGCGGCAGAGATGCGCGAGCGCGTGGACGAACTCCAGGACCTGGCCAACACCGACGATGGCCGCGGCGAGTACCTGTTCTCCGGCTACAAGACCGACGTCGAGCCGTTCGTGCGCGAAGGTGAGGGCGTGCAGTACCGTGGCGATCAGGGGCAGCGCGATACCCAGGTGGGGCCGAGTCGCAGGATCGACAGCAGCCACAGTGGCTACGAGACGTTCATGGATATCCCCACCGGCAACGGTGATTTCCAGGTAAGTGTCAACGAAGACAATGAAGGGCGGGCGCGCCTGGCCAACGAAGAGGTCATCGACGACAGCGTCGACTTCAACGGCCCCTACGAGATTCTGTTCGAGGAGGATGCCGACGGGGACATGCAGTTCGAAGTGGTGGACGGCGACGGTGACCCGGTCCTCGACGAGAACGGGGATCCGGTGGCCGGGCCCTACCAGGACGGAGCGCCCATCGAGTTCGACGGCCGCTCGGTGACGTTCGAGGGCGAGCCCGAGGATGGTGACAGCTTCAGTGTGGATTCGGCGCCGCGCCAGTCGCTGTTCCAGACCGTCGACAACCTGATCGAGGCCTTCGACAGTCGGGCGGATGACGGTGCCGATCGCGCCAAGCTGGAAACGGAGATCTATGAGGCCCTGGAGAACATGGACGCCGCGCTCGGCTCCCTGAACCTGACCCGCGCCGAGACCGGGGCACGGCTGAACGCGCTGGAGTCCGAGCTGCGCGCCAACGAGGCCGCGCGACTGGATCTGGAGACGGAGCTCTCCCGGGTCGAGGATCTCAACTACGCCGAGGCCATCAGCCGCTTCCAGCAACAGCAGGCCGGTCTGCAGGCGGCGCAGCAGAGCTACGCACAGATCCAGAATCTGTCCCTGTTCAACTACATCTGAGGCGTCGTCATCGGCCTTGCGCCCGCCGCGTGACCAGATCGGTCCGGCGGGCGTTTTCGTGTGTGGCGATGACTACCAGCCCGGCATGACCTCCGATGACGCCCGGATGCTGCCGCTCGTGGGCGCAGGGGCGACCGCCGATTCCAGCGTGTCCACCACCAGCCGGGCGTCGGCGATTGCGTCACCGGTGTCGGGCAGGCTGGCCAGGACGGCGTGGTGACGCCCGGGCGCGTCCAGGCGCGGGCGGTGATCCAGCAGCCCCTCCTGCTCCAGCCACTGCTCCACCTGCTGGATGCGTTTGTCGCCAAAGCCCGGCAGCCGATCCTCGCGCAATGAGGCGATCAGCGCATCGGGGGCGCCGCCCACCGCATCCGCGCGTTCGACCAGCGCGTCCAGGTGCTTCCACTTCCCCATGGGGCTCTGCTCCAGACGCGGTCTGTCCACCGGCTCGCCACGGCCGATACGCCATGCGTTGATCCACGCCCGTGCGGCGGTCGCGCGCCGTTCGAGCATGGCGCATGCGCGCGCGTCCAGGTGTCGTGCCGCCGGGCCTTGCAGGAGACTCTCGGCCTGGCCGATGGTGGTGACACGAAAGTCCGCGATCAGGCGGTGGAGTGTCGGCAGGTCGTCATGCAGCAGATGGAACAGGTGCAACGTGCCCGGTTCGGCGTACGGGTCGACCGGGGCGACACCCAGTGCCGCGGCGTAGGCTGCGGGATCCTCGGGATCGGGCTCCGGTAGCGCGTCCGGCTGCGGCAGGGGCAGCGGGTCCGGGCTTCGGGTGGCGCTGGCCCGCAATTGGGCGAGATCGATG
This sequence is a window from Aquisalimonas asiatica. Protein-coding genes within it:
- a CDS encoding flagellar basal body L-ring protein FlgH, encoding MKAFAVLLVGAVFITGCAVTTPPEYKDPPALPEPVISEEEPPANGSIYQANQGQRLFENRTALRAGDIITIFLEEETGASKNASTSVTRDSEVNAGAPNILGRDASIGGNPLSIGAESASGFDGAGNVDQGNELTGSISAVVVDVHPSGNLVVQGRKKLTINHGDEYITITGLVRPDDLAPDNSISSERIANSQISYTGTGTLADSNRMGWGQRILNSPLWPF
- a CDS encoding flagellar basal body P-ring protein FlgI, with amino-acid sequence MKRLTIVTLMSMVLAWTSVSLNAQTWTGERIKDLASVAGVRDNQLVGYGLVVGLDGTGDQTTQTPFTVQSIRSMLSSQGVQVPPDVNFQTDNVAAVMVTADLPAFSRPGQDIDVTVASIGNADSLRGGALLMTPMRGADGEIYAMAQGNLTVSGFGVDGADGSSITVNIPSSGRIPNGATVEREVTSPFNTGNTIELNLNTADFTTARRVADAINEELGPETARAEDAAAVTVQAPQDPDQRVGFMAYLEDIRVEPGEAPAKVIVNSRSGTVVVGSEVRVRQAAVSHGSLTVTISEDFDVEQPPPFTGGQPVITPDTDIQVEQEDSPMFLFGPGVRLEQIVESVNQVGAAPSDLVAILEALKQAGALRAELVVI
- the flgJ gene encoding flagellar assembly peptidoglycan hydrolase FlgJ — translated: MAISTPQHPDPNIFDNGSLDRLRGNLQNPTEQDLREVAEEFETVFVGMMLKSMRAATPGDDLFGSNAMEQYEQLHDQQLSQSLGRSGGLGIADMVERQLRENAGFETEHQVGIHGRSIEDYDRRMPPMQIRTPDDNVPGAEPKPGASEPGRPGGKGAGWESPEAFVRDVWPAAEKAAEALDADPRALVAQAALETGWGQHVIRDGDGDSVNNLFGIKADQRWDGDSVSVPTLEFRGGVPEREVASFRAYDSLEESFQDYVEFLQSNPRYSDALENSHDPERWVEELQRAGYATDPDYAEKIRGIMGGDLLEAAIDPLKSGPDRPINEA
- the flgK gene encoding flagellar hook-associated protein FlgK is translated as MTMLNNSTSGLLAFQRALATTSHNISNVNTEGYSRQRVELSTRPASDQGNGFVGNGVQTGTVQRIFDQNLEDAVRRAGTEFQSFDKLANFNGRVDNLLADKDAGLSPALQGFFDSLEDVANDPSSSSARQMVISESENLVSRFDLLDRQLRSLDDEVTDQMQNNVSQINQHAESIANLNREIRDAEGRSGGQPANDLRDQRDQQLQELSDLVGTQTIHTDDGGIDVMVGNGQPLVVGNDANSLDTQRNEFDPSREELVFVGADGSPKNVTNVISGGELGGLMEFRENTLDSVRNDLGQLATDLSNAINAQHNQGIQLNGEQGGDVFSVAEPRVLPSTRNSDAIDGAPDVAFVEDSVGQLTGSDYRVTFEGGDWEVENRESGETFSVNDDGDGEVLEVEGLRIDVSEIEDAEDGDRFEIQPTRDSITAMETNLRTADEVAAAFPVVGGEATGAGGTAGVNRGDGEIGDFNMTSDDNVPFDDEVTLTFDADANQFTVESENEGVIGTLDYDPAVDSNGKTFSGDDLGADNPLTGIEFTMAGTPRTDDAFVIESNEDGSGDNRNAQALAEIANEGLLNDGNDSPQDFFSRIVGEVGTETQRSQSARDAQESLLRQAEADRESVSGVNLEEEAADLLRFQQGFQAAAQAASVADNLFQTVINTVGR
- the flgL gene encoding flagellar hook-associated protein FlgL, with product MRVSTSELQQSSINTVLDQQSNLLQIQNQLGTGRRILSPSDDPSGATQALNLDKAVKTSEQYQRNNEQAELRLRLEDTVLGETSNVVNRIRELTVQGANASQNQESRQAIAAEMRERVDELQDLANTDDGRGEYLFSGYKTDVEPFVREGEGVQYRGDQGQRDTQVGPSRRIDSSHSGYETFMDIPTGNGDFQVSVNEDNEGRARLANEEVIDDSVDFNGPYEILFEEDADGDMQFEVVDGDGDPVLDENGDPVAGPYQDGAPIEFDGRSVTFEGEPEDGDSFSVDSAPRQSLFQTVDNLIEAFDSRADDGADRAKLETEIYEALENMDAALGSLNLTRAETGARLNALESELRANEAARLDLETELSRVEDLNYAEAISRFQQQQAGLQAAQQSYAQIQNLSLFNYI